The following proteins are co-located in the Vicinamibacterales bacterium genome:
- a CDS encoding FemAB family PEP-CTERM system-associated protein: MSGPIDSRAQQGLAVDACTDPAAWDAYVEAHPDASGYHLWAWRGIFEEVFRHRTHYLAARRGGAIAGVLPLVFFQSPIFGRFVVSVPFLNYGGVVADDDLAAAALVEHAGRLAREHKATHLELRHDRRRFSNLVPKEHKVAMTLALPGDADTLWSALDRKVRNQVRKAEKSGLTAETGGSEHLRDFYAVFSTNMRDLGTPVYSPRLFEAVLARFPDRTRIVVIRHEGRAAAAGLTWRWRERTEVPWASSLREFNQMSPNNLLYWTILREAIAAGCTRLDFGRSTPNEGTFHFKKQWGAEPTPLCWEYDVVTGALPDQSPKNPKFRLAIQAWQKLPVGVANLLGPSIVRSIP, encoded by the coding sequence GTGAGCGGACCGATCGATTCCCGGGCCCAACAGGGTCTCGCCGTTGACGCCTGCACCGATCCCGCCGCGTGGGACGCATACGTCGAGGCGCATCCCGACGCGTCGGGCTATCACCTGTGGGCGTGGCGCGGCATCTTCGAGGAGGTCTTCCGCCACCGCACGCACTACCTGGCGGCGCGGCGCGGTGGAGCGATCGCGGGCGTCCTGCCGCTCGTCTTCTTCCAGTCCCCGATCTTCGGACGCTTCGTCGTCTCGGTGCCGTTCCTGAACTATGGGGGCGTGGTCGCCGACGACGATCTGGCGGCCGCAGCGCTCGTGGAACACGCGGGACGTCTGGCCCGCGAGCACAAGGCGACCCACCTCGAGCTCCGGCACGACCGGCGGCGCTTTTCCAATCTCGTGCCCAAGGAGCACAAGGTCGCGATGACCCTCGCGCTCCCCGGCGACGCGGACACGCTGTGGTCGGCCCTCGACCGCAAGGTGCGCAACCAGGTGCGCAAGGCGGAGAAGAGCGGCCTGACCGCCGAAACCGGGGGCAGCGAGCACCTGCGGGACTTCTACGCGGTGTTCTCGACGAACATGCGCGATCTCGGCACGCCCGTCTACTCCCCGAGGCTCTTCGAGGCGGTGCTCGCGAGGTTCCCGGACCGGACGCGGATCGTCGTCATCAGGCACGAAGGGCGCGCGGCGGCGGCCGGACTCACGTGGCGGTGGCGGGAACGGACCGAGGTGCCCTGGGCCTCCTCGCTCCGCGAGTTCAACCAGATGTCGCCGAACAACCTGCTCTACTGGACGATCCTGCGGGAGGCGATCGCCGCCGGCTGCACGCGCCTCGACTTCGGGCGTTCCACGCCGAACGAGGGCACGTTCCACTTCAAGAAGCAGTGGGGCGCGGAGCCGACGCCGCTCTGCTGGGAGTACGACGTGGTGACCGGCGCCCTGCCCGACCAGAGCCCCAAGAACCCCAAGTTCAGGCTCGCGATCCAGGCCTGGCAGAAGCTGCCGGTCGGCGTCGCCAACCTCCTCGGTCCGTCGATCGTCCGGTCGATCCCGTAG
- a CDS encoding CpsD/CapB family tyrosine-protein kinase translates to MSRFGKAIERAHSGAPSTTSPAMAPTEAPDDAVFDAAWDVKDAPPPPPPDRPARAVPRSLDVHPALSEKVATPTGAPTVALEQYRKLAAKLHQWQLDHDGKVVMMVSAVAGEGKTLTTVNLALTLSGSYQKRVLVIDCDLRRPTIHGAFQIAGSPGVADIVERSEIPVVRITERLSVVPAGRVDGDPMGILTSNAMAALLEHARREYDWVLLDTAPLAVLPDANLLADHVDGSVLVVSAGATAFELVDTAIRVIGKERVLGVVLNGVDPRDMSTANYHADYYGRR, encoded by the coding sequence ATGAGTCGTTTCGGCAAGGCCATCGAGCGCGCCCACTCCGGCGCCCCCAGCACGACGTCGCCCGCCATGGCGCCCACCGAGGCGCCCGACGACGCCGTGTTCGACGCGGCGTGGGACGTCAAGGACGCCCCTCCTCCCCCGCCGCCGGACCGTCCCGCGAGGGCCGTTCCGCGGTCGCTCGACGTGCATCCCGCGCTGTCGGAGAAGGTCGCCACGCCCACCGGGGCACCGACGGTCGCGCTGGAGCAGTACCGCAAGCTCGCCGCCAAGCTCCACCAGTGGCAGCTCGATCACGACGGCAAGGTCGTGATGATGGTGAGCGCCGTCGCGGGCGAGGGCAAGACCCTCACGACCGTGAACCTCGCGCTCACGCTCAGCGGGTCGTACCAGAAGCGCGTGCTGGTGATCGACTGCGACCTCAGGCGACCCACGATTCACGGCGCGTTCCAGATCGCGGGATCTCCGGGCGTCGCGGACATCGTCGAGCGCAGCGAGATCCCCGTCGTGCGCATCACCGAGCGTCTGTCGGTGGTCCCCGCGGGCCGGGTGGACGGGGATCCCATGGGCATCCTGACCTCGAACGCGATGGCGGCGCTCCTCGAGCACGCCCGCCGCGAGTACGACTGGGTCCTGCTCGACACGGCGCCGCTCGCCGTGCTGCCGGACGCCAACCTGCTCGCCGACCACGTGGACGGTTCGGTGCTGGTCGTGTCGGCTGGAGCCACGGCGTTCGAGCTCGTGGACACGGCCATTCGGGTCATCGGCAAGGAGCGCGTGCTGGGCGTCGTGCTCAACGGCGTCGATCCGCGTGACATGAGCACGGCGAACTACCACGCGGACTACTACGGGAGGCGGTAA
- a CDS encoding fibronectin type III domain-containing protein: MSLRKYVIAFGVLTVFASLASAQPDPRTLPTANLAGVKVLGTFTLDWPDGAGGDLSYGGGAVGVSEDGKYLYWSCLTDDHGIAKLEIPALGGRAKVVQACKGPDRAEISKVHPDPSAYRPQLGGVLEMNGRVVVTGYITYDANGGTLYSHWAGSSLGALSGPFAGSVSPGMVKSEMAPVPPEWRAMLGGPAISSAGYTSIISRASYGASVSVFDPAQVTANGFPMKMLLGCPHSIPSCITYGTPTSNNYNGSELSGGVFIVPGTRTLVQVERESSGPTCYGYTTHDPALHGQPYLDAVYCYSLSDPLNQKGPKGYPYRLVAKLYDLNELVLVKQGQKNPWDIRQYATVDLPGSSAGEFVKAGAYNPVRGEYYLIRYTGGGVNTVYVYSGFGDDGSGSNVEICGDGIDNDGDGLIDENCGTEICGDGIDNDGDGLIDENCTEICGDGIDNDGDGLIDENCGTEICGDGIDNDGDGLIDENCAGKTEICGDGIDNDGDGLVDEGCEGESAVPGAPQRLYGSVKRSTVSLKWSPPITGGAVREYLIEAGVSPGTTIYSAPVGTNTSVTVPDVGKGRYYVRVRARNGNGDSLPSNEVILSVGCTTRPRKVASLTATSRDGLVTLSWKDPDGCSGTSYKVAVTPAAGAPRLIDTSEPATTTVLPSGSYTAQVLSKSDGGVSDVSALQFTVNGNACSTPRTRTTLRTVVAGRRVGLFWSPLDPDVAASEDQLSPLSYVIEAGSAPGAADIGVLPVDRAKQFLADAPPGTYYVRVRAANVCGAGTPSNEGKLVVR; this comes from the coding sequence ATGTCCCTTCGAAAGTATGTCATCGCGTTCGGCGTCCTCACCGTGTTCGCCTCACTCGCATCAGCGCAGCCGGATCCGCGGACACTTCCCACCGCGAACCTCGCCGGCGTCAAGGTGCTCGGTACGTTCACGCTCGACTGGCCCGACGGCGCCGGCGGCGACCTGAGCTACGGTGGCGGCGCCGTCGGCGTGTCGGAGGACGGCAAGTACCTCTACTGGTCGTGCCTGACCGACGACCACGGCATCGCCAAGCTCGAGATTCCAGCGCTCGGCGGCCGGGCCAAGGTGGTACAGGCGTGCAAAGGTCCGGACCGCGCCGAGATCTCCAAGGTGCACCCGGATCCGTCGGCCTACCGTCCGCAGCTCGGCGGCGTGCTCGAGATGAACGGCCGCGTCGTCGTGACCGGCTACATCACGTACGACGCGAACGGCGGCACGCTCTACAGCCACTGGGCGGGCTCGTCGCTCGGCGCGCTCTCGGGTCCCTTCGCCGGCTCGGTGTCGCCCGGCATGGTGAAGAGCGAGATGGCGCCTGTTCCGCCCGAGTGGCGGGCGATGCTGGGCGGACCGGCGATCTCGTCGGCCGGCTACACGTCGATCATCTCGCGCGCCAGCTACGGCGCGTCGGTGTCGGTGTTCGATCCGGCCCAGGTGACCGCCAACGGCTTCCCGATGAAGATGCTCCTCGGATGCCCGCACAGCATCCCGTCGTGCATCACCTACGGCACGCCCACGAGCAACAACTACAACGGGAGCGAGCTCTCGGGCGGCGTCTTCATCGTGCCCGGCACGCGCACCCTCGTCCAGGTCGAGCGCGAGTCGAGCGGCCCGACCTGCTACGGCTACACCACGCACGACCCGGCGCTGCACGGCCAGCCCTACCTGGATGCCGTCTACTGCTACAGCCTCAGCGACCCGCTCAACCAGAAGGGCCCGAAGGGCTACCCGTACCGGCTCGTCGCGAAGCTCTACGACCTGAACGAGCTCGTGCTCGTGAAGCAGGGCCAGAAGAACCCGTGGGACATCCGGCAGTACGCCACGGTGGACCTGCCCGGTTCGAGCGCCGGTGAGTTCGTGAAGGCCGGCGCGTACAACCCCGTGCGCGGCGAGTACTACCTGATCCGCTACACGGGCGGTGGCGTGAACACCGTCTACGTCTACTCGGGCTTCGGCGATGACGGCTCCGGCTCGAACGTCGAGATCTGCGGCGACGGCATCGACAACGACGGCGACGGGCTCATCGACGAGAACTGCGGCACCGAGATCTGCGGCGACGGCATCGACAACGACGGCGACGGCCTCATCGACGAGAACTGCACCGAGATCTGCGGCGATGGCATCGACAACGACGGCGACGGCCTCATCGACGAGAACTGCGGCACCGAGATCTGCGGCGACGGCATCGACAACGATGGCGACGGCCTCATCGACGAGAACTGCGCCGGCAAGACCGAGATCTGCGGTGACGGCATCGACAACGACGGCGACGGGCTCGTCGACGAGGGCTGTGAGGGCGAGAGCGCGGTCCCTGGGGCGCCGCAGCGCCTCTATGGGTCGGTGAAGCGGTCGACGGTCTCGCTGAAGTGGTCGCCGCCCATCACCGGAGGTGCGGTGCGGGAGTACCTCATCGAAGCCGGCGTGTCACCGGGCACCACGATCTACTCCGCACCGGTCGGGACCAACACCTCCGTGACGGTGCCGGACGTCGGGAAGGGCCGGTACTACGTCAGGGTCCGCGCCCGCAACGGGAATGGCGACTCGCTGCCGTCGAACGAGGTGATCCTGTCGGTGGGCTGCACGACCCGGCCACGCAAGGTCGCCAGCCTGACGGCGACCAGCCGCGACGGCCTCGTGACGCTGAGCTGGAAGGACCCCGACGGGTGCAGCGGCACCAGCTACAAGGTGGCCGTCACTCCGGCCGCCGGGGCGCCTCGCCTGATCGACACGAGTGAACCAGCGACCACCACGGTGCTCCCCTCCGGCTCCTACACGGCCCAGGTGCTGTCGAAGTCCGACGGCGGCGTGAGCGACGTCTCGGCCCTGCAGTTCACGGTGAACGGCAACGCCTGCTCGACGCCCCGCACGCGGACCACCCTCCGCACCGTGGTCGCCGGTCGCCGCGTGGGGCTCTTCTGGTCGCCGCTGGATCCGGACGTGGCGGCTTCGGAAGACCAGCTGTCGCCGCTGTCCTACGTCATCGAGGCCGGGTCCGCCCCGGGCGCTGCCGACATCGGCGTGCTGCCGGTCGACCGTGCCAAGCAGTTCCTGGCCGATGCGCCTCCCGGCACCTATTACGTGCGGGTCCGGGCGGCCAACGTCTGCGGCGCCGGAACGCCGTCGAACGAAGGCAAGCTCGTGGTCCGTTAG
- a CDS encoding TIGR03013 family PEP-CTERM/XrtA system glycosyltransferase: protein MAGQLGTRTPILALLETVSIVLAVTLAAAIRLGPESGMAVLTTPDGLLRAGVVAGICQLCLFFADMYDLRVVSDRRELFVRLLRALAATTIILAVVYYWAPTLIVGRGVFLLTTAFIIIAILVTRLLFEWATAQVQPGERLLLIGSTPAAVALAQEIHERQTELGVEIVGFVEPDAARVGTSLFNPGVIGTIDDIPRIVRERSVDRVVVSLADARGRLDMVKLLEIKLSGVTFDHLATVYEQYTGKIAVENLRPSWMIFSEGFRKSRSQLVTKRLLDILVSSLGLVLAAPIAAVVMLLIKVTSHGPVFYRQERVGQDGRTFMVLKFRSMRVDAEEGTGPVWATKNDSRVTPIGGFLRRTRLDEIPQLWNALRGDMSMVGPRPERPEFVADLTRQIPFYGQRHVVKPGVTGWAQVRYTYGASVEDALQKLQYDLYYIKNMSVALDIFVMFQTVKTVVMRRGAS from the coding sequence ATGGCAGGCCAGCTGGGTACCAGGACTCCTATCCTGGCGCTGCTCGAGACGGTCTCGATCGTCCTGGCCGTGACGTTGGCCGCCGCGATCCGGCTCGGCCCGGAATCCGGCATGGCGGTGCTGACCACGCCTGACGGCCTGCTCAGGGCGGGCGTCGTCGCCGGGATCTGCCAGCTCTGCCTGTTCTTCGCGGACATGTACGACCTGCGGGTCGTGTCCGACCGCCGCGAGCTCTTCGTGCGGCTGCTCCGGGCGCTGGCCGCCACCACCATCATCCTGGCGGTCGTCTACTACTGGGCGCCGACGCTGATCGTCGGCCGCGGCGTGTTCCTGCTGACGACGGCCTTCATCATCATCGCCATCCTCGTCACGCGGCTGCTGTTCGAGTGGGCGACCGCCCAGGTCCAGCCCGGTGAGCGGCTGCTGCTCATCGGCTCGACGCCGGCGGCGGTGGCGCTCGCCCAGGAGATCCACGAACGCCAGACCGAGCTCGGCGTGGAGATCGTGGGCTTCGTCGAGCCCGACGCCGCCCGGGTCGGCACCTCGCTCTTCAACCCGGGCGTCATCGGCACCATCGACGACATCCCCCGGATCGTCCGCGAGCGCAGCGTGGACCGCGTGGTCGTCAGCCTCGCCGACGCCCGGGGACGCCTCGACATGGTCAAGCTGCTCGAGATCAAGCTGAGCGGCGTCACCTTCGACCACCTGGCGACGGTCTACGAGCAGTACACGGGCAAGATCGCCGTCGAGAACCTGCGTCCGAGCTGGATGATCTTCTCGGAAGGCTTCCGGAAGTCGCGGTCGCAGCTCGTGACGAAGCGGCTCCTCGACATCCTGGTCTCGTCGCTCGGCCTCGTGCTGGCGGCGCCGATCGCGGCGGTCGTGATGCTCCTCATCAAAGTGACGTCACACGGCCCGGTGTTCTACCGCCAGGAACGCGTCGGCCAGGACGGACGCACGTTCATGGTCCTGAAGTTCCGCTCGATGCGCGTGGACGCCGAGGAGGGCACCGGCCCGGTCTGGGCCACGAAGAACGACTCGCGCGTGACCCCGATCGGCGGCTTCCTGCGCCGCACGCGGCTCGACGAGATTCCGCAGCTGTGGAACGCGCTCCGCGGCGACATGAGCATGGTGGGCCCGCGTCCGGAACGTCCCGAGTTCGTCGCGGATCTCACGCGCCAGATCCCGTTCTACGGGCAGCGCCACGTGGTGAAGCCCGGCGTCACCGGCTGGGCGCAGGTGCGCTACACCTACGGCGCCAGCGTCGAGGACGCGCTCCAGAAGCTGCAGTACGACCTGTACTACATCAAGAACATGTCGGTGGCGCTCGACATCTTCGTCATGTTCCAGACGGTGAAGACGGTCGTCATGCGCCGGGGGGCGTCGTGA
- a CDS encoding AAA family ATPase — protein MYHEFYGLTERPFDLTPNTRYLYLTPMHREALAAVQYGITSRRGIIVVTGEAGTGKTTIVRAALRALRGENVRQTYLNNPALTRDEFLQFLGKAYRLGPDAAESKTDLLSKLTAALARNHAQGQITAMVVDEAQSLPHELLEEIRLLANIETSTAKLLQVVLVGQPELADRLNDPSLRQLKQRVAIRATLKPLDLRATAALIAGRIRVAGGNPPEIFTPAAVELVYRYSGGVARTINVICDNALLSGFAADQKPVGPALVEEVCKDFDLTPREARAKAAGRSGAAEPPRATLATRGAATPGAAATAAEPAPLRPAASNGATVAEPPDDGKSRDMFTTFRHRRWFPFGKRS, from the coding sequence ATGTACCACGAGTTCTACGGGCTGACCGAACGGCCCTTCGACCTCACGCCCAACACGCGATACCTGTACCTCACGCCCATGCACCGCGAGGCGCTGGCGGCGGTGCAGTACGGCATCACGTCGCGGCGCGGGATCATCGTGGTCACGGGCGAGGCCGGCACCGGCAAGACGACCATCGTCCGCGCGGCGCTGCGCGCGCTACGCGGCGAGAACGTCCGTCAGACCTACCTCAACAACCCCGCGCTCACGCGCGACGAGTTCCTGCAGTTCCTGGGGAAGGCGTACCGGCTCGGGCCTGACGCGGCGGAGTCGAAGACGGACCTCCTGTCGAAGCTGACGGCCGCGCTCGCCCGCAACCACGCGCAGGGCCAGATCACGGCGATGGTCGTGGACGAGGCCCAGAGCCTGCCGCACGAGCTCCTGGAGGAGATCCGGCTGCTGGCCAACATCGAGACCTCCACCGCGAAGCTGCTCCAGGTGGTGCTGGTCGGGCAGCCGGAACTGGCCGACCGCCTGAACGATCCCTCGCTGCGGCAGCTCAAGCAGCGCGTCGCCATCCGCGCCACGCTCAAGCCGCTGGATCTGCGCGCCACGGCCGCCCTCATCGCCGGCCGCATCCGCGTGGCCGGCGGCAATCCTCCCGAGATCTTCACGCCTGCAGCCGTCGAGTTGGTCTACCGATACTCCGGAGGAGTGGCGCGGACCATCAACGTGATCTGCGACAACGCGCTGCTCAGCGGCTTTGCGGCCGATCAGAAGCCGGTCGGCCCCGCGCTCGTGGAGGAAGTGTGCAAGGACTTCGACCTGACGCCTCGCGAAGCGCGCGCGAAGGCCGCGGGCCGCTCCGGAGCGGCCGAGCCGCCCAGAGCCACGCTGGCCACGCGAGGGGCCGCCACGCCAGGCGCGGCGGCCACGGCCGCGGAGCCGGCGCCCCTCCGGCCGGCCGCCAGCAACGGCGCGACGGTGGCGGAGCCGCCCGACGACGGCAAGTCGCGAGACATGTTCACCACCTTCCGGCACCGGCGCTGGTTTCCGTTCGGTAAGAGGTCATGA
- a CDS encoding fibronectin type III domain-containing protein, protein MPRIRRVVLSLLLVLCTHAAYGQADPRSLPLLPPSGFSSLHTYTFVFDWSDGAGGSLSYGGGAIGVSEDGNYLYISCQQDDTGIAKLEIPRAGGLARVVAPCLGPKRADIAKIHPDPTAFRPMVGGVLEQGGRLCVTGYISYDATGQTTASHWCGPSLTSLAGPFAGSVAPGMVKSQMAPIPQEWRALLGGPAFSTAGYTSIISRASYGAAFTVFNPADVTRNGFPMTMLLGCPHSVPSCLTYGTPTSNAYNGSELSGGAFIVPGSRTLAVIERESSGPTCYGYATRDPNLHGLPYLDAVYCYSLSDPLNQKGPKGYPYRLVAKLYDMAELVAVKQGLKQPWDIRQYATVDMPGSGPGEFIQSGAFNPVRGEYYLIRYLGNGLNTVSVYTSNASVPVSAPSAPGNLRAVASGSSLTLTWDFPQVGSVSGFVVDAGTAAGQSNIANGVSVGAGLTLTAQGVPAGRYFLRVRAIGPGGSSPPSNEAVTDVTGGSGGGGGGGGGIPTGPPGAPDGFRATADQSRRVTLTWSPPERGAPPTGYLVEVGTGPGRSDLAAGIPLPVATSFSAPGVAPGVYYLRLRAVNAQGVGPVTPEVRLVVP, encoded by the coding sequence ATGCCACGAATCCGCCGAGTCGTCCTGTCGTTGCTGCTCGTCCTCTGTACTCACGCCGCCTACGGCCAGGCGGATCCCCGGTCGCTCCCGCTGCTCCCGCCCAGCGGCTTCTCGTCGCTCCACACGTATACCTTCGTGTTCGACTGGTCCGACGGGGCTGGGGGAAGCCTGTCGTACGGCGGAGGCGCCATCGGCGTCTCGGAGGACGGGAACTACCTCTACATTTCCTGCCAGCAGGACGATACCGGCATCGCCAAGCTCGAGATTCCCCGAGCCGGGGGGCTCGCCCGCGTCGTGGCCCCCTGCCTCGGGCCAAAACGAGCGGACATCGCGAAGATCCATCCGGACCCCACCGCGTTCCGGCCGATGGTCGGCGGGGTCCTGGAGCAGGGCGGACGCCTCTGCGTCACCGGCTACATCTCCTACGACGCCACCGGGCAGACGACGGCCAGCCACTGGTGCGGGCCATCGCTCACCTCGCTGGCGGGGCCCTTCGCCGGCTCGGTGGCCCCGGGTATGGTCAAGAGCCAGATGGCCCCCATTCCCCAGGAGTGGCGCGCCCTCCTCGGCGGTCCGGCGTTCTCGACAGCCGGCTACACGTCGATCATCTCGCGCGCCAGCTACGGTGCCGCCTTCACGGTCTTCAACCCGGCGGACGTCACGCGCAACGGCTTCCCGATGACGATGCTCCTGGGCTGCCCGCACTCGGTGCCCTCGTGCCTCACCTACGGCACGCCCACGAGCAACGCCTACAACGGCTCGGAACTGTCGGGCGGCGCCTTCATCGTGCCTGGTTCGCGCACGCTGGCCGTCATCGAGCGGGAGTCCTCCGGCCCCACCTGCTACGGGTACGCCACGCGCGATCCGAACCTGCACGGCCTGCCCTACCTCGACGCCGTCTACTGCTACAGCCTGAGCGATCCGCTCAACCAGAAGGGGCCGAAGGGCTATCCCTACCGCCTCGTCGCGAAGCTGTACGACATGGCGGAGCTCGTGGCCGTGAAGCAGGGGCTGAAGCAGCCCTGGGACATCCGCCAGTACGCGACCGTCGACATGCCGGGATCCGGACCCGGCGAGTTCATCCAGAGCGGCGCGTTCAACCCGGTGCGCGGCGAGTACTACCTGATCCGTTATCTCGGCAACGGCCTGAATACCGTATCCGTGTACACGTCGAACGCGAGCGTTCCCGTGAGCGCGCCGAGCGCCCCTGGGAACCTGCGGGCCGTGGCGTCGGGCTCCAGCCTGACGCTCACCTGGGACTTCCCGCAAGTCGGCAGCGTGAGCGGGTTCGTTGTCGACGCCGGCACGGCCGCCGGTCAATCCAACATCGCCAACGGCGTTTCTGTCGGGGCAGGGCTGACGCTGACCGCCCAGGGCGTACCAGCCGGCCGGTACTTCCTCCGCGTCCGCGCCATCGGCCCCGGCGGATCCAGTCCGCCCTCGAATGAAGCGGTGACCGACGTGACGGGCGGATCGGGCGGCGGCGGTGGCGGCGGCGGCGGGATCCCGACCGGCCCGCCGGGCGCGCCGGACGGATTCCGGGCCACCGCCGATCAGTCCCGCCGCGTCACACTGACGTGGTCCCCGCCGGAGCGCGGAGCGCCGCCGACCGGCTATCTCGTCGAGGTGGGAACGGGACCGGGGCGGTCGGATCTCGCCGCAGGGATCCCGCTGCCGGTTGCCACGTCGTTCAGCGCGCCCGGGGTCGCGCCGGGCGTCTACTACCTCCGCCTCCGCGCCGTGAACGCGCAGGGCGTCGGTCCGGTCACGCCGGAAGTCCGACTCGTCGTGCCCTGA
- a CDS encoding DUF3473 domain-containing protein — translation MTVDVEDYFHVSNFERVVDRSSWASRESRVEANTERLLALFREAGVSATFFVLAWVAERVPGLVRRIAAEGHEVASHGYGHRLIYDQTPDAFRDDVRRAKGLLEDASGQRVDGYRAPSFSVTARSLWALDVLIDEGYTYDSSIFPVHHDRYGIPDAERHAGVVSRPGGTIVEVPASTVRLAGVNWPIGGGGYFRLLPYGWTRWGMRRVNDLERAPAVFYLHPWEIDPDQPRLEAPALARYRHYHNLDDTEPRLRRLLQEFPFGTMRGLIASVPLPPITLGTAATGAR, via the coding sequence ATGACCGTCGACGTGGAGGACTACTTCCACGTCAGCAACTTCGAGCGGGTGGTCGACCGCTCGTCGTGGGCGTCGCGCGAGAGCCGCGTCGAGGCCAACACCGAGCGCCTGCTGGCGCTCTTCCGCGAGGCGGGGGTCTCGGCGACGTTCTTCGTCCTGGCCTGGGTGGCCGAGCGCGTGCCCGGCCTGGTGCGCCGCATCGCCGCCGAGGGGCACGAAGTGGCCTCGCACGGCTACGGCCACCGCCTGATCTACGACCAGACGCCTGACGCCTTCCGCGACGACGTCCGCCGCGCCAAGGGCCTGCTCGAGGACGCCTCGGGGCAGCGGGTGGACGGCTACCGGGCGCCGAGTTTCTCGGTGACCGCGCGCTCGCTGTGGGCGCTCGACGTCCTCATCGACGAGGGCTATACGTACGACTCGAGCATCTTCCCCGTGCATCACGATCGCTACGGCATTCCCGACGCCGAGCGGCACGCGGGCGTGGTGAGCCGCCCGGGCGGCACGATCGTGGAGGTGCCGGCGTCCACGGTGCGGCTGGCGGGCGTCAACTGGCCGATTGGCGGCGGCGGATACTTCCGGCTGCTGCCCTACGGATGGACGCGGTGGGGCATGCGGAGGGTGAACGACCTCGAGCGCGCGCCCGCCGTGTTCTACCTCCATCCGTGGGAGATCGATCCGGACCAGCCGCGGCTGGAGGCTCCGGCGCTGGCGCGCTACCGCCACTACCACAACCTGGACGACACCGAGCCGCGCCTCCGGCGCCTGCTCCAGGAGTTCCCGTTCGGCACCATGCGAGGTCTCATCGCGTCCGTGCCCCTGCCGCCCATCACGCTCGGTACGGCGGCGACCGGCGCGAGGTGA